Genomic window (Gemmatimonadaceae bacterium):
GGCGCGGTTGCGTGGGGAACAGTGGGGTCGGAATGGGAAACCGACGCGCGTCGCGTGCTGGTAATCGGTGCACATCCTGATGATGAGGATACGCAGCTGATCGCCTGGCTACAGCGCGGCGGCCGCGCCGAAACGGCTTATCTGTCACTCACTCGTGGCGATGGCGGCCAGAATCTGATTGGAAATGAGCTGGGCGAGGCGCTGGGAATAATCCGCACCGAGGAGCTGCTCGCGGCGAGGCGTGTCGACGGCGCGCACCAGTTCTTTACGAGAGCATACGATTTTGGTTTTTCCAAGAATGCAGCTGAAACCTTTGCGCACTGGCCCAGAGATTCTCTGCTCAACGATGTCGTCAAAGTCGTTCGCGCGTTCAGGCCGCATGTCATCGTATCGATTTTCTCTGGTACACCGCGTGACGGACATGGCCAGCACCAGGTATCCGGCATCATCACCAGGGAAGTGTACCAGGTGGCGTCGGATACTATAAAGTTCCCGGCGAACAGGTTTGGACCGGCGTGGTCTCCCCTAAAGCTGTATCAGGCGGCGCGCTTCGCGCCCGACGCGGCCACGCTTCGCTTCAATGTCGGCGAATACAACTCAGCGTTGGGCAGATCGTATGCAGAGATTGCCGGTGAGAGCCGGTCTCAGCACAAGTCTCAGGGTTTCGGAAGTCTGCAGCGGAAAGGGGTCGTGTGGGACTATTTGCGCCGCGAGCAGAGCCGGGTAAACGAGAGTTCTGACGCCAAAACAGAACAAGGCATTTTCGACGGACTCGAGGGCATTCCAGCAGCAGGTTCCGCGGGTGACGCCGCTGGCGCGATCACAGCAGCGGGGGTTGCGGTGGAGGCAATTGCCGACCGGCGGCACCTGGCATTGGGCGACAGCGCCAACGTTACTGTGACCGTGTTCAACCGGTCTCGATCACCGGTCTCCATTCCGCGTTCTGCAGGCGACAGCAATGGTGGGTCCGGTACGATGATTGTGGTTGCATCGGACAGCAGCTATCGGTGGATGACATACGTGCGGGGCGTGCCAATCACCCAGCCGTGGTGGCTCGCCGTTCCAAGACGGGGAGATCTCTTCGCGCCCCCTATCGGCGTGATATCGGAAGACGAGCGCGAGAAAAGTGAGTGGCTGCGGGTGCCGGTCTCAATTGCCGGTGCAGCTCCGGTCGAGGTGCGTGTCCCCATCGTGTTCCGCTTCGCCGACGCAATTCGGGGGGAAGTGCAACGTCCACTCGCGGTAACTCCCTCCATCAGTGTGGCCCTTGATCGGCCGGTCGAGATATCGAGAGCCAGTGCGCCTCTCGACAAGTTTTTCAACGTAACGCTCCGGTCGGCATTGATGCGAAGGCAGCCGGTTACGGTGTCGCTGGTGCTGCCGGCCGGACTGACGGCCGATTCAGCGTCGAGAGTAGTGCCCCTGGATTCTGGAGGCACGAGAACGATCAGCTTTCGAGTGCGGGGCCGCCTTGCCGCCGGCGTTCACGTGATCAGCGCTACTGCATCGATGAATGGGACCACATACAATTCCGGATTCGTGCCGATCGATTACGAGCACATCACTCCGCAGCGGCAGTACCGGCGTGCAGAAGTGCGAATGGCGACTATCGACGTCGCTGTTCCCGCAAATTTGCGTGTTGCCTATGTCCCTGGTGTCGGTGACAACGTGGCGCCGGCACTCGCGCAGCTTGGCATCCCGGTGACGGTGGTCGAGGCAGCCTCGATACCCACCGTCGATCTGTCTCGCTTCACGGCGGTCGTCGTCGGGCCCCGCGCCTACGAATCAAACCGGGAGCTGATAAGCAATAATCCATATCTTCTCGACTTCGCCATGCGCGGAGGCACATTGGTCGTTCAATTCGGTCAATACGAAATGATGCGGGAAGGGGTCATGCCGTATCCGATCACCATCACCCGGCCTCACGATCGCGTTACCGAGGAAAACGTTCCTGTCACCATCCTCGATGCGGGCTCGCCTGCGCTGGGCTATCCTAACCGCATTACCAGTTCCGATTTCGACGGCTGGGTTCAGGAGCGGGGACTGTACATGCCCCGTACATTCGACGCGCGGTATCGTCCGCTGCTCGCGATGAATGATCCGGGGGAAGCCGCTAACCGCGGAGCCGTGCTCATCACTCCGTACGGGAGGGGGATGTACATCTATACAACGCTGGCATTTTTCAGACAGTTGCCGGTTGGAGTCACCGGCGCAACACGCCTGTTCGTGAATCTTCTTTCCATGAAGGGAGAAAGGGCGCGATGAATACCGACATGCTGAATCTGCCACGAAGACGCGAAGGCATGAAGTCATGGCGGCGGAACGAAGAAGGCAGGCGCATGCCGCTCAGTGGATGCCTGCGTCGTTCGTCAGAAAAGTTGCGACTGGCGATAACGATTGCGACGGGACTCGTCACAATCTCCTGCAGCAGTGACGAGCGAACGGTTCTTACTGTGTATTCTCCGCACGGTAAGGATCTGCTTGGATATTTCGAGCAGGGATTCGAAAAAGCGAATCCCACTATCGACGTGCAGTGGGTCGACATGGGATCCCAGGAAGTCCTCGACCGCGTGAGGGCCGAAGCGGCAAATCCGCAGGCAGATATCTGGTTCGGTGCGCCGGCTGAGGCATTTGACCGCGCGACGAAAGAGAACCTGCTCCAGCCGTATATCCCCACATGGTCGAACTCGGTGAGCGTCGAAGGACGTGACGGTGGCGATCACTGGTACGGTACGTATCTGACGCCGGAAGTCATCGGATACAACACAGCCGCAGTATCGCGTGCTGACGCGCCAAAGGACTGGGATGATGTGCTCGATCCGAAATGGAAGGGAAAGATTCTCATCCGCGACCCGATCGCCTCGGGCACGATGCGGGCGATTTTCGGAGCCATCATCGCCCGCTCAGTAGCACGGACGGGCTCGCCGGAGCAGGGGTATGCGTGGCTGCGCAAACTCGACGCGAATACACGTGAATACGTACTCAATCCCACCATTCTGTACCAGAAGCTCGGCAGGCAGGAAGGCGTCATTACACTTTGGGACATGCCGGATATCGCGACGTTGCAGCAACGTCTCAAGATTCCGGTGGATTATGTCATTCCGTCGAGCGGAACACCGCTGCTGGTAGACGGCATCGCGGTGGTTCGCGGAACGGAACGCATGAAAGAGGCGCAGCTGTACTACGAGTTCGTCACAACTCCCGAGGCACTCATCGCCTCGGCGGACAAGTTTCTGCGAATACCTGCCCGCACCGACATTCCCGCCGCCTCGCTGCCGAAGTGGATTCAGGATGCGAAGGCGAAGATCAAGCCGATGCCTGTAGACCGGAAAGTGATGGCCGAAAATCTGAACGACTGGATGAAGTACTGGGACGCGAATATCAGGAACAGCGGACGCAATAAGTGAGTGACGGCGGCGGCGCGCTGGCGCTGCGCGGAATCACCCGCCGCTTTGGGGAGCATGCAGCCGTCGACAATGTTTCGCTCGATATTCCCGCAGGAGAGCTGCTGGCACTAATAGGCGCGTCCGGCTCCGGAAAAACAACGACGCTGAGAATTACCGCGGGATACGAAACACCGGACGCGGGTCAGGTATTGCTGGACGGCAGGGATATCACGTCACTGCCGCCGCAGAAACGCGGATTCGGAATGGTGTTTCAGCATTACGCGCTGTTTCCACACATGCCTGTCGAGGAGAATGTGGCGTTTGGGCTCGAGGCTCGGGGCGTGGACCGCACGACCCGTCTCGCCCGTGCCCGCGAGGTGCTGGAATCAGTTGGGTTGGGCGGGGCCGGTAAACGAGGCATTCAGTCGCTGTCCGGAGGAGAACAGCAGCGGGTTGCACTTGCCCGGGCACTGGTGATCGAGCCCAGTGTTCTGCTCCTCGACGAGCCTTTGTCCAACCTGGATCCGACACTGAGGCAGAGCACGCGCGACGAGCTGCGATCGATGCTGCACCGGGTCGGAGTGCCGGCGTTATTCGTGACGCACGATCAGGAGGATGCGTTCGCGATCGCCGACAGGATCGCTCTGCTCCGGAAGGGAAGGCTCCTTCAGATTGGCAGATCCGATGATCTCTACGACCGGCCGGAATCGCTCGAAGTAGCGCGGTTCATAGGACGGGCGACAATTCTGCCGGGCGAAGAGCTGGGAGAGCGGGTGGCGGTCACGGTGGGTGGACGCCGAATGGAATTCGCGGCAACGCGTTCGCAGGCGAGCAATGGCCAGAGGGGCCGGCCGCTCGTCGTTTTCCGTCCAGATGCTCTCGACCTCGATTCTTCGGAGAACCACGACACATGGCGCGGCCAGGTGGTCGACCGCCGTTTCACAGGGGGAAGTGCAATCTATAAAGTGAAGCTTGCAGACGACGTCACTGTTGAGGTCGCTTCGCCGAAGATGGGGTTGCGCGAAGGGGACACGACGGGAGTAAGGGTGATTCGCGAGCCGTTGCCAGTGGTATATGGTGACTGAGGCGATGAAACTCCCGTCGGGTTTGCGCGTGACTGATCGCTGCGATAAGGCCGTTGTTTTCGCGTGAGTAGTCGCGCGTCCCGGAGCAACTGGTTGCTTGCGTTTCCGGTTCTGGTGTTGCTGATGTGGACCGTGGCGTTTCCCAATATCGCCGTCATTGCCGGCAGCTTTGAAAACGGCCTCGGCCACTGGCGTGAATTCCTGGCCAGCCCCTCAGACCGCGAAGCGCTTACAACAAGCATCGTGATCTCGCTGGCGTCCGTCGTGGCGTCGCTGATGATCGGAGTTCCCCTCGCGTTTCTGCTGAGTCGCTTTGAGTTTCCGGGAAGAAAGGTTCTCCGCGGGGTGGCAACCCTTCCGGCAGCTCTGCCTCCACTGGTCGGAGTGATTGCATTTCTATTCCTCTACGGCGAAAGCGGCATTGTAACGCGCACCGTGCAGACAATCTTTGGAATGGACGAGGCGCCCTGGAGACTCACTGGCGTGTGGGCGATCATCTTCGTGCACGCGTACACCATGTATGTCTACGTGTTTCTGTTCGTGTCGGCCGGGCTCGAACGATTCGACACCACTCTCGACGAAGCGGCCTCAGGGCTCGGGGCGAGCTCATGGACCAGGTTGCGGCGCGTGACACTTCCTCTTCTGACGCCCGCATTGGCGGGGTCGATGCTGCTCGTGTTCATGACCTCCCTCGGATCATTCTCGGCGCCGTATGTCTTTGGCGGCGGGATCAGAGTGCTGTCCACCCAGATCGTCGCATCGAAGCTCAACGGTTCGCTGGGGCTCGCATATGTGGAGACGACTGTTCTCGCGATCAGCGCGGTGGCGGGCCTGGCGTTATTCCGGTGGCTCGAACGAAAGCGAAAATACACATCATCCGGAAAGGGAAGCGCAACCAGAAAGGCTGTCGGCTCGCGGCGGGCCGCGGTGATCGCGGCCGTAATGGCCGCCGTCGTGGTAGTAGTGCTTATCCTTCCGCATCTGATGGTAGTACTGGTGTCATTCGCTGTCGATGGCGCATGGACCACTCAGGTTCTGCCTCCACAATACACACTCGATAACTACCGGCAGTTGTTTACTGATCCCCAGTTGTGGCGACCGATAGTCAACAGTGTTTCGATGGCGACGGTGGCCACGGCAGCGAACGTTGTGGTCTGTTCTGTAGCGGCTTATCTCATCGTTCTGCGCAAGTTCAACGGGAGGCGGCTGCTCGAAGTTCTGGTGGCACTGCCGTGGGCGATACCGGCTACGGCCATTGCGCTTGGACTGGCGGCGACCTTCAACAGGAACGATCCCGGAGCAGGACGAGTCCTGCTGGTGGGTACGTTCTGGATCCTGCCGCTGGCGTACTTCATCAGAGGGATTCCACTCGTGTCGACGGCGGTCGAGGGTTCATTGAGACAGCTCGATCCGTCGCTCGAGGACGCCGCACGTGGCCTTGGGGCTTCATGGTGGCTGACGATGAAACGCGTGGTGCTTCCGGCCGCTCGCCCCGGCCTGGTGGCTGGAGCCCTGCTTGCTGCTGTTACAGCCGTCGGTGAGTTCGTCGCCGGAGTCGTTCTGTACACGCACGCGAACAGACCGATATCGATAGAGATTCTCGCGCAGCTCCGTGCACTCGCGTTTGGCACCGCAGCGTCGTACAGTGTGCTGCTGATCGTACTGGTGCTGATCATGACGTTCGCCGCACGCGGTCTCGAGGAGCGAATGGCGTAGCATGGCGCAACCCGGACCGGAACATCCGGAGGCAGTGGACAAAGTTGCGGTACAGTCCGGCACCGCCGCCGAATCTGCGCCTCCAACGTCGCGAACCGGTGGCCGTTACGACCGATCGATCGTCGAGGGACCACTAACCGCCGCGGTATGGAAAGTGGCATGGCCTACCATGCTGACCAATATCATTGGCGGTCTTCAGGGAATCATCGATCACGTGCTCGTAGGGCACCTCGTTGGTTTCAACGGCAATGCCGCAATCGGCGTCGCGTTTCAGATATTCATCGTTGTCATCGTTTTCATCATGTCCGTATTCACCGGCATGAGCGTGCTCGTCGCGCGGTTTGCGGGAGCAGGTGAGGAAGACAAGGTCGACCGAACCGTTTATCAGGCATTCCTCACCGCGATCGGTATTTCACTGGTGATCATGGCGCCTGTTGGGTACTTCGGCTCACCCGCGCTGCTCGACCTCGTCAACGCTGCTCCCGCGGTGAAAGCTGAAGCGCTGCCGTTTCTCCGCATCATGTTCATGTTCAGCAGTGGCATGCTCGTTTTCTACAT
Coding sequences:
- a CDS encoding ABC transporter ATP-binding protein — protein: MSDGGGALALRGITRRFGEHAAVDNVSLDIPAGELLALIGASGSGKTTTLRITAGYETPDAGQVLLDGRDITSLPPQKRGFGMVFQHYALFPHMPVEENVAFGLEARGVDRTTRLARAREVLESVGLGGAGKRGIQSLSGGEQQRVALARALVIEPSVLLLDEPLSNLDPTLRQSTRDELRSMLHRVGVPALFVTHDQEDAFAIADRIALLRKGRLLQIGRSDDLYDRPESLEVARFIGRATILPGEELGERVAVTVGGRRMEFAATRSQASNGQRGRPLVVFRPDALDLDSSENHDTWRGQVVDRRFTGGSAIYKVKLADDVTVEVASPKMGLREGDTTGVRVIREPLPVVYGD
- a CDS encoding PIG-L family deacetylase; protein product: MTRAVLALFALMVMAAPRSLFSRERGAVAWGTVGSEWETDARRVLVIGAHPDDEDTQLIAWLQRGGRAETAYLSLTRGDGGQNLIGNELGEALGIIRTEELLAARRVDGAHQFFTRAYDFGFSKNAAETFAHWPRDSLLNDVVKVVRAFRPHVIVSIFSGTPRDGHGQHQVSGIITREVYQVASDTIKFPANRFGPAWSPLKLYQAARFAPDAATLRFNVGEYNSALGRSYAEIAGESRSQHKSQGFGSLQRKGVVWDYLRREQSRVNESSDAKTEQGIFDGLEGIPAAGSAGDAAGAITAAGVAVEAIADRRHLALGDSANVTVTVFNRSRSPVSIPRSAGDSNGGSGTMIVVASDSSYRWMTYVRGVPITQPWWLAVPRRGDLFAPPIGVISEDEREKSEWLRVPVSIAGAAPVEVRVPIVFRFADAIRGEVQRPLAVTPSISVALDRPVEISRASAPLDKFFNVTLRSALMRRQPVTVSLVLPAGLTADSASRVVPLDSGGTRTISFRVRGRLAAGVHVISATASMNGTTYNSGFVPIDYEHITPQRQYRRAEVRMATIDVAVPANLRVAYVPGVGDNVAPALAQLGIPVTVVEAASIPTVDLSRFTAVVVGPRAYESNRELISNNPYLLDFAMRGGTLVVQFGQYEMMREGVMPYPITITRPHDRVTEENVPVTILDAGSPALGYPNRITSSDFDGWVQERGLYMPRTFDARYRPLLAMNDPGEAANRGAVLITPYGRGMYIYTTLAFFRQLPVGVTGATRLFVNLLSMKGERAR
- a CDS encoding iron ABC transporter permease, translated to MSSRASRSNWLLAFPVLVLLMWTVAFPNIAVIAGSFENGLGHWREFLASPSDREALTTSIVISLASVVASLMIGVPLAFLLSRFEFPGRKVLRGVATLPAALPPLVGVIAFLFLYGESGIVTRTVQTIFGMDEAPWRLTGVWAIIFVHAYTMYVYVFLFVSAGLERFDTTLDEAASGLGASSWTRLRRVTLPLLTPALAGSMLLVFMTSLGSFSAPYVFGGGIRVLSTQIVASKLNGSLGLAYVETTVLAISAVAGLALFRWLERKRKYTSSGKGSATRKAVGSRRAAVIAAVMAAVVVVVLILPHLMVVLVSFAVDGAWTTQVLPPQYTLDNYRQLFTDPQLWRPIVNSVSMATVATAANVVVCSVAAYLIVLRKFNGRRLLEVLVALPWAIPATAIALGLAATFNRNDPGAGRVLLVGTFWILPLAYFIRGIPLVSTAVEGSLRQLDPSLEDAARGLGASWWLTMKRVVLPAARPGLVAGALLAAVTAVGEFVAGVVLYTHANRPISIEILAQLRALAFGTAASYSVLLIVLVLIMTFAARGLEERMA
- a CDS encoding extracellular solute-binding protein, with the protein product MNTDMLNLPRRREGMKSWRRNEEGRRMPLSGCLRRSSEKLRLAITIATGLVTISCSSDERTVLTVYSPHGKDLLGYFEQGFEKANPTIDVQWVDMGSQEVLDRVRAEAANPQADIWFGAPAEAFDRATKENLLQPYIPTWSNSVSVEGRDGGDHWYGTYLTPEVIGYNTAAVSRADAPKDWDDVLDPKWKGKILIRDPIASGTMRAIFGAIIARSVARTGSPEQGYAWLRKLDANTREYVLNPTILYQKLGRQEGVITLWDMPDIATLQQRLKIPVDYVIPSSGTPLLVDGIAVVRGTERMKEAQLYYEFVTTPEALIASADKFLRIPARTDIPAASLPKWIQDAKAKIKPMPVDRKVMAENLNDWMKYWDANIRNSGRNK